GGATACCGCCGTCGGCAATCACTGGAATATCACGACCTTTTAGGCCTTCTACTGCGTCTGAAATCGCAGTAATTTGTGGTACACCACAACCTGTAACGATACGAGTAGTACAGATAGAGCCTGGGCCAATACCCACTTTAACGGCGTCTGCACCAGCATCAGCCAATGCAATTGCGCCTTCAGCTGTTGCTACGTTACCTGCAACGATTTGTAGTTCTGGATAAGTTTCGCGCGTTGCTTTAACGCGATCAATAACGCCTTGAGAATGGCCGTGAGAAGTATCGATTAGTAGTACATCAACACCCGCTTCAACCAAAGCAGCAATACGCTCATCAGTGCCAGCACCAACACCAACAGCAGCACCAACACGAAGACGGCCTTGCTCATCTTTACATGCATTTGGTTTATCTTGCGCTTTTTGGTAATCCTTAACAGTGATCATGCCTTTTAGTGCAAATGCGTCATCAACCACAAGGATCTTTTCGATACGGTGTTCGTGCATTAGGCCAAGGATCTCTTCACGAGATGCCCCTTCTTTTACTGTCACTAAGTCATCTTTCTTAGTCATAACCGTTGAAACCGCTTTTTCTAGCTTAGTTTCAAAACGCATATCACGGCTAGTCACGATCCCTTCAAGTTGGTTGTTTGCACCAACCACCGGGAAACCTGAGAACCCTTTGTCCTGTGCAAGCTCCATTGCTTCTGCAATGGTAAGATCAGAAGTAACTGTCACAGGGAAAGAGATAATACCCGCTTCATACGTCTTAACTTTACGTACGTTGCGAGCTTGCTCTTCGATAGTCATGTTTTTGTGGATAAAACCAATACCACCTTCTTGTGCCAGAGCGATCGCTAGGCGCGCTTCTGTCACTGTATCCATTGAAGCGGAAACAAGCGGTAAGTTTAATTCAATCCCACGTGTCAAACGCGTTTTCAGGTTTGCGGTGTGAGGAAGAACAGTTGAATGAGCTGGTACTAAAAGTACGTCGTCAAAGGTAAGGGCTTCTTTTGCAATTCTTAGCATGTTCGCGGCTTCTCTCAAGTGAACTGAGTATAAGGAATTGCGTGCGAATTTTATCAGCGTTCCTTATGGGAGTAAATAAAATTTAGCAAAAAATGTGATAAAGTGACTGTGAATTTTTTATGGAGGCCAACATGGGATACCCCAATAATAACAAAACCTATTCTGTATCAAGACTTAACAGAGAAATACGCGCGCTCTTAGAACAAGGTTTTGCCTCTGTACAACTCACCGGAGAAATTTCAAACTTTGTTGCTCCGGCCTCAGGGCATTGGTATTTTTCTCTAAAAGATGACAAAGCCCAGATAAAAGCAGCCATGTGGCGAGGTAATAATCGTTATTGTAACCATCGCCCAGCCAACGGTCAGCAGGTAATGGTACAAGCTAGAGTATCAGTGTATGAGCCTCGAGGCGACTATCAATTGATAGTCGAACAAATGGCCCCTGCCGGTGAAGGTTTGCTCAAGCAACAGTTTGACGCCCTTAAAATGCAGCTAGCCGCAGAAGGCCTGTTTTCGGCTAGTCACAAAAAGCCTTTGCCAAGTGTCATTAATCGCGTGGGGGTCGTCACCTCAGCGACAGGCGCTGCCATCAAGGATATTTTGACTGTACTCAAACGTCGCGCCCCACAGTTACAAGTCGTTATTTACCCAGCCCTAGTGCAAGGCGATGAAGCCAAGCAGCAGATTTGCAAACAAATCGCTCAGGCGAATGCTAGGCGCGAGGTAGACGTATTGATCGTTGGTAGAGGTGGCGGCTCATTAGAAGATTTATGGAGCTTTAACGAGGAGCCAGTCGCAAGGGCCATTTTTGCCAGCTTAATTCCGGTGATAAGCGCAGTAGGGCATGAAATAGATACTACCATTTCCGACTATGTCGCAGATATCAGAGCGCCAACCCCATCGGCGGCCGCCGAATTAGTGAGCCCAGACTCTGAAGCGCTAAAACAGCGTACTTCACAGTTACTACAATATCTCAATCAAGCTTTTAAACGTCGCCTTGAAGGTGCATCACAGCGTTTGGCAAACTTTGAAGCCCGACTGCAGCTACAACATCCTAAAAATCAACTAATGCAGCAAACACAGCGAGTTGATGAATTAGAACAGCGATTAATTCGTGCTCAAGCCCATCACTTACGTCAAAAGCAATCGCAATTTCATCTACTGCAGCATAGATTTGACCGATTACATCCAGAGCAAAGGATCGCTCAATTCAAGCAATTGGTCGCACAACTCGGTGATAAGTTGCAGTATGCAATGGAGCAAAAGCTTAACACACAAAGACATCAACTCGCGGTATCAAGCGCAAAACTAGACAGCGTCAGCCCACTGGCGGTGTTAGCTCGGGGTTATAGTATTGCCAAGCAGGAAGATAAAGTGATTAAGTCTGTGGCGGATGTCGACCCAGAAAAGCCGATAATCACACAACTTGCTGATGGTGAGGTGGTGTCTACGGTAAAAGCAACCCAATAAGAGGGTATAAAAATGGGGAAGTGATTTCCCCATTTTTAATCTAATAACCTTACAGCATCGCCGAAGTGATAGACTCATTTTCGAGCCTATCATCGTCTTCTAAGAAGTTTTGGTTCATACTCTCAGCAGGACATGGGCACGACGGCTTACCAACCACCTTAGCTGGAACGCCCACCACAGTGGTATGCGGTGCAACAGGGCTAAGCACAACGGAACCGGCTCCAATTCGAGCGCCCTCTCCTACTTCAATGTTGCCAAGTACTTTGGCACCCGCACCAATCAATACGCCGGCACGAATTTTCGGGTGACGGTCCCCCTGCTCGTTACCCGTACCACCCAGTGTGACTGATTGCAGGATAGAAACATTGTCTTCAATAACTGCGGTTTCACCAATAACTATACCAGTCGCATGGTCAAACATAATACCATGACCGACTTTACAAGCAGGATGGATGTCAACACCAAATACTTCAGAGGTTCTACTCTGTATAAAGCGAGCCAACTCCTTTCTGTCTTGACGCCAGAGGCAGTATGCCAATCTATGTGCTTGGATTGCATGAAAACCTTTCAGATTTAAGATTACGTTGAGATAACTATCGGCAGCCGGGTCGCGATCTTTAACGGCTTTTATATCATGTGCAACATGAGTCAGCATGGTATCGCAGTGCACAAAGGCTTGATCGAATAGCTCACGAATTGTAAATGCTGACACCACGGCATCCGCCAATTTATTTGCAACGATAAAGCTTAATGCAGAACCAAGACACTCGTGATTTAAAATACTCGAGTAAACGTGACTAGCAAGTAATGGTTCGCGAGCAACCAATTCATTGGCTTCTTCGCGTAACTTATTCCAAATCTCATGTCTCATGTGACAAACTTCCGATAATACTGATACTGCTCATAGTGTAACGCTTAGAGTCATTAAGTGTCATGTATTATAAAAAATCAGA
This genomic interval from Pseudoalteromonas galatheae contains the following:
- the guaB gene encoding IMP dehydrogenase codes for the protein MLRIAKEALTFDDVLLVPAHSTVLPHTANLKTRLTRGIELNLPLVSASMDTVTEARLAIALAQEGGIGFIHKNMTIEEQARNVRKVKTYEAGIISFPVTVTSDLTIAEAMELAQDKGFSGFPVVGANNQLEGIVTSRDMRFETKLEKAVSTVMTKKDDLVTVKEGASREEILGLMHEHRIEKILVVDDAFALKGMITVKDYQKAQDKPNACKDEQGRLRVGAAVGVGAGTDERIAALVEAGVDVLLIDTSHGHSQGVIDRVKATRETYPELQIVAGNVATAEGAIALADAGADAVKVGIGPGSICTTRIVTGCGVPQITAISDAVEGLKGRDIPVIADGGIRFSGDIVKALVAGAACVMVGSMLAGTEESPGEVELYQGRYYKSYRGMGSLGAMNQKEGSSDRYFQKSDAADKLVPEGIEGRVAYKGPIATIIHQQIGGIRSAMGLTGCATIEELNTKPQFVRVTSAGMGESHVHDVQITKEAPNYRMG
- the xseA gene encoding exodeoxyribonuclease VII large subunit; the encoded protein is MGYPNNNKTYSVSRLNREIRALLEQGFASVQLTGEISNFVAPASGHWYFSLKDDKAQIKAAMWRGNNRYCNHRPANGQQVMVQARVSVYEPRGDYQLIVEQMAPAGEGLLKQQFDALKMQLAAEGLFSASHKKPLPSVINRVGVVTSATGAAIKDILTVLKRRAPQLQVVIYPALVQGDEAKQQICKQIAQANARREVDVLIVGRGGGSLEDLWSFNEEPVARAIFASLIPVISAVGHEIDTTISDYVADIRAPTPSAAAELVSPDSEALKQRTSQLLQYLNQAFKRRLEGASQRLANFEARLQLQHPKNQLMQQTQRVDELEQRLIRAQAHHLRQKQSQFHLLQHRFDRLHPEQRIAQFKQLVAQLGDKLQYAMEQKLNTQRHQLAVSSAKLDSVSPLAVLARGYSIAKQEDKVIKSVADVDPEKPIITQLADGEVVSTVKATQ
- the cysE gene encoding serine O-acetyltransferase; protein product: MRHEIWNKLREEANELVAREPLLASHVYSSILNHECLGSALSFIVANKLADAVVSAFTIRELFDQAFVHCDTMLTHVAHDIKAVKDRDPAADSYLNVILNLKGFHAIQAHRLAYCLWRQDRKELARFIQSRTSEVFGVDIHPACKVGHGIMFDHATGIVIGETAVIEDNVSILQSVTLGGTGNEQGDRHPKIRAGVLIGAGAKVLGNIEVGEGARIGAGSVVLSPVAPHTTVVGVPAKVVGKPSCPCPAESMNQNFLEDDDRLENESITSAML